tatgaacatgtttatgtatatgtgtatatgtatatgtatatgtacatgtttatgtatatgtatatgtgtacatgtacatgtacatgtacatgtacatgtatatgtatatgtatatgtatatgtttatgtttatgtatatgtatatacacactttAAGTTGAGTTTGGTATGATTGTTAATAGtggcaacaaaaacagaaacaacaccattactttaaatatgtggaataaaaaacaacaactttgtgataaaaatctaaaacacacaggaacCAATATGCACATATGACATAGCTATAAAACCTGACAggcaaaataactttttttcccccactcaaTCTCAAAGGTCAAACTGCTTAGGTCGCCTTGCTCGAACAATAAAAAGTCGGCACTTACCAcagaaatcaaacaaacatcTTGTCAGGCTTGCACCAACAGGTTTATGAAGCGGCACAGCAATTTATCGGAGCGCTTTGCTTTAACAGCCAAAACAGGGAAGTGAATGCTTTCGCAAAGGGCAATGTGATGGAAATGGTGGTGAGACTGAACACTAGTGTAAAGCCCCcccatcacttcctgtgtcaaCCGTGGGCTGTAGTTTCTGTGCTTCAGATGCCTTTACAGTATCTACGTAGCTGGAACACAAAGGACTACAGCTTTCCACAGTCTGCAATTACACCCCCTTAAAGAAAATGATGTGCCATTAGAAGTGGGAGTGTGTTTGGCAGGCAGAGAGATGGCAGATTTAGGGCGAGTTATTGATTGGAAAAGTGGGGTCTGTCACAGCACATTAGTTCTCAGGGGAGTAATCCACAGCAGGTTGCTGTGAGAAGCATCTGCTGCTGGAGAGAAGTAATTAAAAACAGGATGTTGAGGCAGTTGCCATATAAACAGGAAATAAGATGGTGGTAATAGACACTTCACGCTGATGCTGTGAGATGGTTTTACACCACGTCGACTTAATGGATGCAACGCGCATACTTCAGGTGAAACACTCAAGGTCAGCCTGGACCTGGTTTGAATacagatgaatgtgtgtgattaatgcgtgtgtgagCTGGTAAAAGCTAGGAATTGGGACATTTTGGCTCAAAGAACGTTGTGAAATCAAAACTTCTTCTCACAACTGGTACTTTTCAATCCCAGTGTAGGACTTACACAACAGGAAGTAAAATGGACTTTCCCATGACTTATATCATTTCCACTTCTACACTCTGACTTTCTGTTTGACATGCAATATAAGGTTACATCTCTTTGTcatatattttgttttgctgATGCATATTTGCCATTTCCTCCTCTGGACCTTTGCTCTGTGCTTCCAAAAGCAGCGTTTAAAAGGAATTCACACATTCTGCTGAAGTCTTATTCCCGGGAAATAATTATCTATCGACTTGTCCGCTCCATGTGCCTTAAAAATCTCATAGCAGATGGTACTTTGTGTTCTTTGCAATATGTTGTTATGACAACAgtctgtgtgatttttttacTCCTCTCCTTGATACTTGTCATGTGTTGCCTCGAATTCCCCACTCCATAATAAATCCTGATAAACAATATAACGTTTTTACCAAGAGAAATCCGAGCATCACATggtgttttctcctccacagcaACGTACTCACACTTTTGAAGAATTTCAAACATAcaaaagaacattttcaaaaacaggagaaattaagtgtttgtgtcacatgtgtCAAAAATTGTGATAGCATGAATGATGTCTGTCAAAAGCCCATTTTACTTCCATTACCATCAGCTCTTTACCCTGTTTTACACTGTCCTCTACAGGTTAAACGATAAAACTGCACACTTAAGtaaccatttttgtttttgaatgaattgATTTTACTGCATATAATTCTGTGATGTCACATTGTTAGCTGATTTGAATCTTCCACTCTGCAATTTAAAATCTTTGTGTAGCAATTTCAACATTTATAATCTGGCaactaaatttaaaataaaaaagtattaaGAAATGTTTAAAGGTATGTTAAAACAATATGCTTTAATTAATAAACAGTGGTCTTATGTGGTGCATTCACTGCAATGTTCAATTGTTTATGTAACCTGGAACTGTGTCTGTTGTCACTGTGCCCTACAGCTTTGTTTctatatattatactgtatattgaacTATGGTCGACCTCCAACGCCCTGCTTGTACGTTTTCCTCCTTCAtcggatgaaaaaaaacaactgtgaagCTGTAAACGCACATGAACATCCTGAACGTCGTCGTTCACAGCGAACCTCCAACTGAAGCAGCAATACACAGCACATGACTTTGAGTAAAGACATTCACACAGGAAATGTGAAGAATATATCACTTCCTGTGATACATTCACACTTCAGTGGGGTGGATTGTTGTGTTCAAGAAATACTGTCATGTTAAAGCAGATCCATTTTCATAGATTCATGTaagggtggaaaaaaaattatattcatTCTTTTCAGCTTTTCAGGGAATCATGAATCatgaatgttaaaaataaagtgttgtgGGACTCATGGAGAATTCTGCCGTGCCCAGTTTATATCAGTGACACACTGAGCTGTGCGTGTTAAGTGGCATTGGGGCATTTTGGGTGGTACAtgaatagtatttttttttttttacataaccaTACCAACGTTTGAATTCATCAACCTAGCAAAATATCCAATATGCAGCCTCATATAGTTGTGTCCTTTGTGCATCATATATTTGATATGTACCATTTCTATCTGGGGTTTCTTAGACTTAAATTAAAGGTTTGTAGGTGTGTAGGTTTTTTGTGACCTCCTCATCAAGTTACATATTGCAACTAAATGAGTGGCCTGTTACTCGTCCTCCGCAtgcaagaagaagagaaaggtgAGGTAGACCTCAGGTTACTTGAAAAGGCCACAGAAGACTTGTATTTGGTTTGTGGTGGTGCAACAGATTCAAGGATCAGGACCCACTGATCGTATAGATATGATTCACACATATACTTTGATTTACTTTGACCTTGGGTGAATGTacatacttaaaataaaaagttattttggTCTTACATTACAGAAATAAATCAATGGATCAACTTAATCTATTGTGTTCTGCTGTAATGAGAATATGACAGTCACATCCACACATTGtagaattttatttaaattcaaatattgttttttttttttttttaaaaaaacgtcCAAACTTTAGAACaaagatggcaaaaaaaaaccaacaacattaTGAACTATTtacaaaatatataaacagCTGAACTTACAGTGGCTAATTCAATTTCTAATTTATATTATCCTTATCTTTCCCTGAAAATGTAATATGAATTGTATAAATTGTTTGTGATGGGAGTTCAGAGGGAAGgtcacagaaaacagaaaactgcaTTGCTTCATTCTTTTTACTGCAGTCTTTCTTTCAACATTGTGCATTTCCTAACATGTTATGTATCAtcatgtcttttgtttgtttttctttggacGATTATCACATGTTTGGTcatgatgtacacacacatacatacacaacaGGGCATTAAAACCAAACTTATAAATCTAACAAGACACAGAAAGTGTAAATTTGTACAAATAGAACATATGAACAACATCATCGCTTTCAGCgctgtgaacaaatgaaatgataacTGATTTTAACACTGCACTGTTGTAACATTAACTGACCTAAAATGGAAGGTTGAATGCCCTTATtatcataaaacaacaaaaacagctcCATCCACCAGCAATTACATAATATAGTTAAGCAGCCGAGACAGTAAGACAGAGATAACAATCAAATCTCAAACAGTATGTTACGCACTGTAAACAACGTGGTTCCTAAAACATAACATTGTGGGAGGAGGTCAGGCAGTTGTGAGGTCTGATTGCAAATATtcagttcactttttttttctttttttttacataaatatgtTGCTTTTTGGGCCTTTTACAAATGGGTCAACATGGCAGTGCACTCAGTCCTAGCAGCGTTCATTTTGGTCATGCATGAACTTGTAGGTGTTCACCGTTGTCTATTTCAGCTCTTTATCAGGTCATTGTCCACGTTCACAGAGCGCCTCTTTGTGCTCTGCTTCATCAGGTTACAGCCAGGAAACGAGCGTGCCTTATTTTTTTCAAGAAAGCAGCAAAAAGTGGTTCTGTATTTTCCATATTAAAGTTGTGTTGATGTATTTCCTTAATGTAAACTAATGTGGTCTAATACGGTTGGTGCAGATGCAAGGTGGCTGCATGGGAGTCCACAATGAATGAATCCACTTCATTTCAGATTGTGTCCAGATTACATTTGATTACAAGCTTTCTCACATCCTTTGTAACTCATGGTGCCGTTCTGTGAGTCTCTCACTGGTTGCGACTGGAGTAGAGCCGTTGAGGTGGATCTTGTTGGACTCAAGAAAATCCTTTGAGGAGCCTTCAGGTGATGTTCTCACTGCACTGGAGAAGGACACACTGACCTGCAGCTTCAGAAGCTTCTTCAGTTTCCTCTTGTAGCCCTTACAGGCAAAGAAGTAAATGAATGGATCCAGGCAGGTGTTGAGGTTCATCAGACAGACTGTGATATGCAGCGACACCTGAAACGCTGTGAGGTCAGCGCAGCTCGGGCTTGACGCCAGCTTGCGAATCATGTACTGCAGGATGTTGATGTGATAGGGGCTGAAACAGACAACAAACACCAGGGACACACAGCAGATCACACCGATGACCTTGCGGCTGCGTCCAGACTTTTCTGTCAGATGGTTGGTCTTTGCTGTTAAGTAAAGCTTAGAGCACAGGACAGAGTAGCACACCAGGATGGTGATCACAGGCGTGACATAACCCACGAAGACAGCGCCAATCAGTGTGGTGGCGATGTGGTCAATCTTCTCAAAGGTTGGGTATTCCATACAGGTGACAAAGCCGTCGTCTTCCACCTGGGTCAACTGCATGCCGAGGAGGGGGACGGTCTGTGCCAGGACCAGCAGCCAAACGCCAACACAAATGTAACGCACGTTGCTGACTTTCCTGAGGCGGGCAAAGCGCAGAGGCAGGACCACGGCGATGAAGCGGTCTATACTGAGGCAGGTCATGAAATTGACGCCTGCATACGTGTTGATATAGAAGAAAAAGCCCGAGATTTTACACAGCGCCTCAGGCAGAGGCCAGTGGAAACCCAGAGCATAGTAGACAATCCTCAGAGGCAGAGACAAGGCGAACAGGATGTCAGAGACCACCAGGTTGAGGGAATATAAGGTGGTGGAGTTCATTTTCTTCAGATTGGGACGGATGACGTGGAGGGCCAGACAGTTCCCCAGCAGCCCCACAACAAACACAGTGCAATAAAAAATAGGCATGAGGACTCTGGCATAGTCCCGGTGGGCGTACAGGGTGTTGCACTTCGAGCCATTGTTGGTGGGTAAGTAGGTGAAGGTCataggaacagcggtggaatcCATCTTGATATTTCAGGAACCAGTTACtgcaaggaggaaaacaaaatgtttcaatCATTTGTGTGCATCAAGTTCAAGGAAGCTAAATAATGAGTGTTTTCTATCATATCACGTCTTTGGTGAAATGAAACTCCTGTCGACTTCAACGCTGGCACAATAGCCCACATGGGTTTAAGACCATGCtttcaaacaggaagtcacagtaCTTTGCATTATTCCTCTCCAGACAACTTGAAACTTTAAGCAGATGTTTATTCCTGCACTTATTATTGTAGTGAGGTTTATTACACAAAGGAAGATATTGATACAATAACAACTATTATAGGTTCTTTTAAATATAACGAaccataaaataattaaaacaaacaaatcaataaaaaaagaagagttttgTAATAATGTCAGTGTCACACGTTGTCCTCCTACATTAATTTGTGTTAGTGATAGTTGGTCCAAAAGGACTTGAATTAATCACATcattacatttgaataaataaatacatgattgTAATTATTTATTAGTGTGGCTGTTATGTCCCTTCAGTCAATCAGGTAAAGTTATTTAGTGGTGTGTACTGCCACCTTGTGGACACTTGTGATCAAAGCGTGGTGGGATCAAGATTCGAGGCATTTTATTTAGACATTTAGTTTAGGGTCCTTGATATTtgtaagaataagaaaatatagTAGATATAAAAGTTGTCATATGTGCTGGGGTTTGGCTGAAGCTGTGAAGCAACTTGACCTTTTCCACTTATTATTGAGCATATTGATCAATAATGTTTGATCTtgcagagattttttttgaaaCCATTTTTGCGTTGAGTACACATGAGTGTGACACCACAAAGAAAGAGCCGGTTTGTTAGGGGAAATACTGGCTCAACGATTTAGCACATCCATTCACTGTTTACCACCACGTGTTACTCACAGGACATAGATGTCTGTTTAACGATGTTTTTTTACCTAAAGTGAGTTGGAGGAAGTCTGTGAACAATGATGCTCAATGCAGCTGCAACATTCACACTCCGACTTGTGTCAGAAAAAAGAGTTGGTGTTGAGAGATGGCCCTGCAAATGAGGAAGTGTGCTTCCCCAGGGTCCTGTGCTTCAAAATGTTTGGCAGATGGAAAGTTGCATTGTTTGAGCCAAAATTATAACCAGCTCCTGCTCCGGCTGTCTCCTTGTGTAGTGGAGAAACACATTTCCTGGTATGTTTGGGGCAAACATACTGCAAAACATCaggctctttctttttttttaatgtaaaacattgtCGTGTACATCATTTTCCATAGAtttacatgattaaaacattgattttaTAGGGTCAGCTAATGTTAATAGATATTGGTGGTATATACAAGATCCAAAGTCAATATATGCTTCCATGATGCTTTAAATGTCtgatataaacaaaaatgtattctgAAATATcctcataaaaacatgttatttcatatttcatatttcattccTATCTTTAAGCGAGTGGCTATTGCATCAGAGTGATTTTCTATATTCCAAAATGCATCGTTGTAGTTTTTGTTTGGATAAATTAAACTTCAGATATTAGTttatcataattttttttttttttttttaaggatggacttaaaaataatatattaaaaatggaCTTACCTTACAGATGGAgaaatgttttgctttttttctcccacag
This genomic interval from Solea solea chromosome 2, fSolSol10.1, whole genome shotgun sequence contains the following:
- the gpr183a gene encoding G-protein coupled receptor 183-A — protein: MDSTAVPMTFTYLPTNNGSKCNTLYAHRDYARVLMPIFYCTVFVVGLLGNCLALHVIRPNLKKMNSTTLYSLNLVVSDILFALSLPLRIVYYALGFHWPLPEALCKISGFFFYINTYAGVNFMTCLSIDRFIAVVLPLRFARLRKVSNVRYICVGVWLLVLAQTVPLLGMQLTQVEDDGFVTCMEYPTFEKIDHIATTLIGAVFVGYVTPVITILVCYSVLCSKLYLTAKTNHLTEKSGRSRKVIGVICCVSLVFVVCFSPYHINILQYMIRKLASSPSCADLTAFQVSLHITVCLMNLNTCLDPFIYFFACKGYKRKLKKLLKLQVSVSFSSAVRTSPEGSSKDFLESNKIHLNGSTPVATSERLTERHHELQRM